The following are encoded in a window of Penicillium oxalicum strain HP7-1 chromosome II, whole genome shotgun sequence genomic DNA:
- a CDS encoding Heat shock protein sti1: MADALKAEGNKAFSAKDYSTAIDKFTQAIAIEPENHILYSNRSAVYSAQNEYQKALEDAEKAVTIKPDWSKGYLRKGAAYRGIGDLLAAHDAYEEALKLEPGNDQAKSGLNAVQRAINAEATADGVQGDPTGGLGGMFNDPGLFQKLASNPKTASLLGDAEFMAKLKKIQQNPNSVGEEIRDPRFLQVMSVLLGIDMSFGADADAPGAAAQAEPTPEAKPAPAQPKKEPTPEPEDEETLAKKKAQEAGDAEKKIGNDYYKKKELDKAIEHYEKAWELNKDITYLNNIGAAKFEKGDYQGTIEICQKAVEEGRDLRADWKLTAKAFTRIGSAYEKLGDLTQAIENYNKSLTEHRTPEALAKLRAAEKAKITAEKDAYVSPELAEKARELGQQKFQEADWPGAVDAFTEMTKRAPKDPRGFSNRAAALIKLMAFPQAVQDCDEAIARDSKFIRAYMRKGQALVAMKEYNRAIDTFTEAAEHDDGTHAREIEQQQQKCLEAQFSARAGETEQQTMERIQNDPEIMAILGDPVMQSILNQAKSDPAALQEHMKNASVRMKIQKLMAAGVIRMGR; encoded by the exons ATGGCCGACGCGCTCAAGGCTGAAGGCAACAAGGCCTTCTCAGCCAAGGATTACTCGACTGCCAT TGACAAATTCACACAAGCCATCGCAATTGAACCCGAGAATCACATTCTTTACTCCAATCGATCCGCCGTCTACTCTGCTCAAAATGAGTATCAAAAAGCTCTTGAGGATGCTGAAAAGGCTGTGACTATCAAGCCCGATTGGTCAAAGGGCTACCTTCGCAAAGGTGCTGCCTATCGGGGTATTGGAGATCTAT TGGCTGCGCACGACGCCTATGAGGAGGCTCTGAAGCTTGAGCCTGGTAACGACCAGGCTAAGTCCGGGCTGAACGCCGTGCAACGGGCCATTAATGCCGAGGCCACCGCCGATGGTGTGCAGGGTGACCCCACCGGTGGCTTAGGTGGCATGTTCAACGATCCTGGTCTTTTCCAGAAGCTTGCTAGCAACCCGAAGACCGCGAGTCTGTTGGGCGATGCCGAGTTCATGGCTaagctgaagaagattcaaCAGAACCCCAACAGTGTCGGAGAAGAAATCCGGGACCCTCGCTTCTTGCAGGTCATGAGCGTTCTTCTCGGAATCGACATGAGCTtcggtgctgatgctgatgcgcCTGGTGCTGCCGCGCAGGCTGAACCTACGCCCGAGGCCAAGCCTGCCCCCGCACAGCCCAAGAAGGAGCCAACACCCGAGcctgaagatgaggagacacttgccaagaagaaggcccaAGAGGCCGGAGATGCTGAGAAGAAGATTGGTAATGATTActacaagaagaaggagctcGACAAGGCCATTGAGCACTACGAAAAGGCTTGGGAACTCAACAAAGACATCACCTACTTGAACAACATTGGTGCGGCCAAGTTCGAGAAGGGTGACTATCAAGGGACCATCGAGATCTGCCAGAAGGCCGTTGAGGAGGGCCGTGACCTGCGCGCCGACTGGAAGCTCACCGCCAA GGCATTCACACGAATCGGTTCCGCCTATGAAAAGCTAGGCGATCTCACCCAGGCCATCGAAAACTACAACAAGTCCCTGACCGAGCACCGTACCCCTGAGGCTCTCGCCAAGCTCCGTGCTgccgagaaggccaagatcaCGGCCGAGAAGGACGCCTACGTGTCGCCTGAGCTCGCAGAGAAGGCCCGTGAACTTGGTCAGCAGAAATTCCAGGAGGCTGACTGGCCTGGTGCCGTGGATGCTTTCACTGAGATGACCAAGCGCGCGCCCAAGGACCCTCGTGGATTCTCCAACCGTGCTGCTGCGCTGATCAAGTTGATGGCGTTCCCCCAGGCTGTTCAGGACTGCGACGAGGCTATCGCCCGTGATTCAAAGTTCATTCGCGCGTACATGCGCAAGGGTCAGGCCCTTGTTGCCATGAAGGAGTACAACCGTGCTATTGACACATTCACCGAGGCTGCGGAACATGATGACGGCACACATGCGCGTGAGAttgagcagcagcaacagaaGTGCTTGGAGGCGCAGTTCAGTGCTCGTGCCGGTGAGACCGAGCAGCAAACAATGGAGCGTATTCAAAACGACCCCGAG ATCATGGCTATCCTTGGCGACCCCGTCATGCAGAGCATTCTGAACCAAGCCAAGAGCGACCCCGCTGCTCTTCAGGAGCATATGAAGAACGCCTCGGTGCGCATGAAGATTCAGAAGCTGATGGCTGCCGGTGTCATTCGCATGGGCCGGTAA